CAATCCGTCGAAGGCTTGATTGCCACCCTCTCTCCCGAGCAGCAATCCTGGCTCAGCGCATACCTCGCGGGCTTGTCTACCTCAGTGGCACCTGTTGCTACCGCACCCGCGACCAAGCCCAAGGTCACCGTTCTCTACGGCACCGAATCTGGTAACTCAGAGAGCTTGGCAGACCAAACAAGCAAGCGACTTAAAGGAGCTGGCTACAAACCCAAGGTAGTCAACATGGCCGACTACGATGTAGCCCTGCTGCCTAAAGAAGAAGTGTTGCTGACTATCTGTTCAACCTGGGGCGATGGTGATCCACCCGCAGATGCCGAACCTTTTTTTGATGCACTCATGGCCGAAGACGTAGCCAAAATGGAGCATACACGCTTTTCAGTCCTCGGCCTGGGCGACACCTCTTATGAGAAATTTTGCCAGTGCGGCAAAGATCTCGATTCCCGCTTCGTTGCCCTAGGCGCACAACGCCTCAGCGATCGCGTCGATAGTGACGTCGAATTTGATAAACCCTTTGAAGACTGGCTGGGGGCCATCGAGAAAGCACTGGGGGCCGGTGCCGCACCTGTGACAGCAGTTGCGACTACCACCACAGTTGCGTCACCAGCCGTTGAATATACCAAAAAGAACCCCTTCCCATCACCCGTCCTCGAACGGGTGAATCTCAATGGGGCCGGCAGTGCTAAAGAAACAATCCATGTCGAACTCGGGCTGGAAGGTTCGGGCTTAACCTACAAACCAGGCGATGCCTTGGGAGTAGTGCCTACAAATGCTCCCGAGCTCATCGAAGATTTCTTGAAAGCGACTGGCTTGAAGGCAGAAGACTCGTGGAACGGATCACCCTTAGGCGATCAGCTCGTAACCGATTTCGACATCCGCACGCTCAGCAAGACGTTCGCGAAAAAATATGCCAAAGCGGCGGGCAACAGCGATCTCGACGCTTTGCTCAACGATGCCGAAAAGCTGGATAACTATATGTGGGGACGAGAAATTCCTGACCTCATCCAGGATTATCCTGCTAAATCAACGCTAGAACTCCCTCAAATGATGGAGCTTCTTCGCGGCCTCACTCCACGTCTTTATTCGATCGCATCCAGCCTGAAAGCACATCCAGATGAGGTGCATCTGACCGTTGGCGTGGTGCGCTACCAGACGGGAGAACGCCTCCGTGGGGGAATTTGTTCTACCTATTTAGCCGACCGCTGTGGCGACGCGATCAACGTCCCCACCTACATCCATACAAATAAGAATTTCTTCCTCCCCGAAGACACCGATACCCCCATCATTATGGTCGGGCCCGGCACTGGGATTGCTCCCTTCCGCGCATTTATCGAAGAACGGGCCGCCATCGGAGCTCAAGGCAAGAGCTGGCTGTTCTTCGGCGATCAACATTTCGCCACCGACTTCCTCTACCAGCTAGAATGGCAAGATTATTTCAAATCCGGAGATCTCACCAAGATTGACTTGGCTTTCTCTCGGGACACCGCCCAAAAAGTCTATGTCCAGCACAGGATGCAGGAACGGGCGAAAGACCTCTACGCCTGGCTTGAAGAAGGCGCGTACTTTTACGTCTGCGGCGATGCGAGCCGCATGGCTAAAGACGTCCACAACACCCTCATCGACGTCGTAGCTCAAGAAAGCGGAAAATCACGCGAAGACGCCGAGGCCTACGTCAAAGCCCTACAGAAAGAAAAACGCTACCAGCGCGACGTGTATTGAGCGCCAGCTGGACCGCGTGGCTACATCAAGCTGACAGCCTGCGTTTCCGGATCTCCTTCCAAGCATCTAGGCTGAGGGTTTCGGTATAGATGCTGGCACCGCTAGACTGACGGATGTGGACACCGCCATTGGTTTTGATAATCGGAATGTAAACGCTGATACCGACAATCTCTACATCATTCCAGATGCCGTTGGAGCCCTGGATTTGGATCTTGTCGCCAACTCTGGTATGTCTTGAGAAGAAAAGGGCAATGCTCGCAAGAATATGTGTGACTTCGCCCTTAAAGAGCCCGAGAAGAATCGTGGCAAAAAAGGAGATAACATGGAGGTTCGTGAGATCGATAGGGTCGTTCATAGCGTATAGTGGTTGAATGATACTTGTCTGAGACGTCCTCAGGATGCTGGAAGAGACTTTAGAGACTTGAGGGCCGATACAGTCAAGGGATGAGGCATTCATTCCCATCACGCTTCGAGCTCCCAAACCGATAGAAATTGAGCCGAGCTTCAGTCTCCTAATATCACGTCAATCGCTCTTCATTACGGCTTAATAATAGCTACACTCCCCACGCACTATTTCAGCCTTATCGAGAATTTAGAACGGGAAGGATTAGTCAAAGTCACAAGAACCTAAACATCTCCATAACGTCCCTCTGCAGAAACATCGAATGTCCTTTTGCTCGAGAAACCCTAAAAGACTATTACACAAGCATACCATGCCAGACTACATCATGATCAAAGTCTACAACCTCCTTCACTTCGCCGGGATTTTTCTGGTGTATTTAGGTTATGGAGGCCTGATCTTTCGAGCTGCTCTAGGCAGTGAAGACAAAGCGCTACGCAAGTTTGGCGGAATGATGAGCGGGATCGGGCTGTTTTTAATTTTGCTGGGCGGCTTTGGCATGCACGCACGCCTCGGTTATTCGCACGGTGATTTCTGGTTTCTCGCAAAGATGGCCATCTTCCTCGTCCTGGGAGGCAGCATCGCCCTCATCAACCGGAAGCCTGCGCTCAATAAGGCATGGTTTTTCATGACCCTTGCCCTGGGTTTAATCGCTGCCTACATGGGCTCGTTCAAGCCGACGCTGGGAACAAGTGAGCTGGCATCAGAAGAAACTATTGAAGCGACCGACACCCATGAGTGAAGATTAGTTGAATGGCCTGTGTAGCGTTTGGCGAAATACTCTGGGACGTCATTGAGGGTAGAGAATACTTGGGCGTTGCACCGCTCAACGTGTGTGTTCATCTGGTTCAACTCGGACTGAATGACGTCAGCATTTACTCAGCGGTCGGCTCAGACCTACGCGGATCGCGCGCGCTTAAGAATCTCGAAGCTAGGAATTTCGATACCATCGGTGCGGGCGACGCCCTAATTGCAGGATATCTTTTTGACGTGCTACACGGTTATACACCTCCTGCATCTCTCGACCTCGGAATGCGCCTAACGGATAGCGTGGTGTCTCATGCTGGAGCTACCCCAGTGATTGACGCACAGCGCATCCTGCCTTCCTCATAGGGTATGACTCCTTTGCGCCCTGCCCTACTGATTTTTGTTTCTTCCGTCATTTTCGCTGAGACTCCCCGGGAGAGCGGCATTGATTTTCCTGGAAATCCCGGTCCACACAACGCCATCACCGACGTGAACGGGGTCACAGTCGGCCATACTCAGGTGATCAAAGATCAGGACAACGGCACCCCTCTAGCGCGCTCCGGAGTTACGGCACTACTACCAAGAGGCACAACACACGACCCGGTTTTCGCGGGTATCCATGCGCTCAACGGCAATGGCGAAATGACAGGAGCGCACTGGATTAAAGAAAGCGGATTTCTGGAAGGCCCGATCATGATTACCAATACACACAGCATTGGTGCGGTGCATGAGGGCACCATTCTGTGGATGCGTGAACGCGCTTACCATGACGGGGGCCTCGCCGCCCTCCCAGCTATCGCGGAGACCTGGGACGGTTTTCTCAACGATATCAATGGCCTGCACGTACGTCCTCAGCACGCAATTGAAGCACTCGACACAGCCAGCTCGGGACCCGTTTCTCAAGGTAACGTCGGTGGTGGAACGGGTATGGTATGCTTTCGATTTAAGGGCGGCATCGGAAGCAGCTCGCGCGTTTTTGAGATAGAGGGCACCGAGTACACACTCGGTGTTTTGGTCCAGGCGAACTTCGGCCGTCGCCGAGATTTTACGCTACGTGGCATTCCAGTAGGCAAATTACTGCCAGAAGGACGTGCGCCGCTTCCAAAGCGTGGCGCACCAGCTCAGACCGAGCCCGAGGGCAACTCCATTATCGCCATAGTGGCGACGGATGTCCCCCTGCTACCCCACCAACTCGAGCGGGTGGCTCAGCGCGTCAGCCTGGGCGTGGGTCAGACCGGCGGAACAGGTAAAAACTCATCCGGCGACATATTTATCGCATTTTCTACTGCCAACCAAGGTGCATGGAGTGATCCAGGGTCTAGCTATCATACCTTATCGGCTATCAATAATGGCTCAATCGATCCCGTATTCGACGCAACAATCCAGGCTACGGAAGAAGCAATCATCAATGCCTTGTTTGCAGCCGAAACGATGACCGGCCGAGCAGGCAATACGGTGTTTGAACTGCCTGAAGACGAAGTCGTTGAGCTTTTTGAAAAATAGCGGCTCAAATCCGAATACATGGTGTCTTTTCAGCTTCCCTTTTGTAGATGCTCAATATCGCTGCAATCAACCCGATGATTAACAGCTAGATATTTTTGCTTTATCGAGTAGGGTATCGATTACACACGCGCTCAATGATTCACGACCGTCCTTATATGCAATCTCCCTACCGCCCGCAAAAGCTGGGTTTTTTAGTGGTCTTTGCGATCCTCTGTGTAGCGGTATTTGTTGTGCAGAGCCTGGCAGAAGTGATGTTTTCTGGGTCAGCAGTAAGGCGATTCGTCTATGATTGGTTGGCACTCGGAATAGAAAATATTCTCAATTTCAAAATTTGGACTTTATTCAGTTATTCCCTACTGCATGGCGGCTTGCTGCATATCCTGTTTAATTTGCTAATCATAGTCATGATTGGCACTGCTCTCCAACGGGACATTGGAGAAAAGGCAGTGACGATGCTGACGATTCAATCGATCGTGGCCGGAGCTGTGGGATTTTTATTGGTCAACTTTCAACGGGAGGACTCGATCGTCCTGGGGGCTTCAGCCGCAGCTGTTGGAATTTTGGTCACCTACTGTTTGCTCCACTACGAGCGCCCTATTACATTTATGCTGTTTTTGGTCCTCCCAGTAACAGTCCGCGCCAAATGGATTCTGTGGATCACTGTCGGAATCGATTGCTTCCTGTTATTGACCCGAGAACTCCCTGGAGCAACAGCCGGTAGCTCCATAGCGCATTCAGCTCACCTAGGCGGCGCGATTGCAGGTTTTCTTTTCTTTCGCTTTGCCCTCGGTGGCGAATTCGCATTCGGGCTGCCCAGTTTCGGGAAGAAGTCTACTAGCGAAACATGGCGTCCCAAAGGCTTCCGTGATGCTGCAGAGTCTGCTCCACCCAAATCAAAATTTTCTTACCGCCCCAGTAAACAAGTCGTGAATGTGGAAAACAAAGGCGACTTCGAAAAGGAGGTAGATCGCATCCTAGAGAAAATCTCAAAGGATGGCATGGGAGCCCTCACTGCGGACGAACGGGCCGTTTTGGAAAAAAAGGCGAGCACCATGCAACGCCGTTGACCAGCCATTCCCGAAATACACCCAATCAACTTTTTATCATGACCGCATATATCCATCGAATCACTCGCTGTAGCTGGATACTCACCGTTCTCTTTATCGGTGTTTATTCCGGCGCGTTTGGGCAAAACGCGGACACGGAGCAAGAAGAACTCAAGCCGGCAGAGCCGCTCAAAGCAACCACCATGATGCGGCGGGAAACGCAGTGGGTCGTGGGCATGGTCGAACGCGCCCATTACACTCAACGAGCCATTTCAGAGCTGGACTATGAGACTTTTATCACCAGCTACATGGCGGATCTCGACACCAACCACCTCTACTTTCTACAGGAGGATGTGGATGAATTTTCGATCCGCTTTGCTAATAGCATGCGCGGTTGGTTGCGTCGAGGTGACCTCTATCCAGCTTTTGAAATCTTCAATCGCTTCCGCGAGAACGCTCTAGAACGCATTCGTTGGATCGAAACACGTCTCGATTCTCCTTTTAATTTCACCTCAGCTGAGTCGTATCGCCCCGATCGTGAGGAAGAAGGCTGGCCTCTCTCGAATGAGGATGCCAACACGATCTGGGAACGTCGCCTCACCTACGAACTACTTAATGAAGTGCTTCCCGATGTCATGGAAGCCAAAGATGAGCTCGATGACGAAGCCAGCGAGGAGGCTCTTATCCAGGCCGGTGTAACAGCCCTGGATAAAGCTCTTCCAGAAGCTGTGGATAAACTGAAACGCCGCTATCAGCGTTGGCGTGAAAGTCTTCTCGAAATCGACAGTCACTCCGTCCAAGAAACCTACATCACCGCGTTGACTCATCTCTACGACCCGCACTCCACCTTTATGTCAGCAGACACGATGGAGGACTTCGCGATGTCGATGCGCAACTCATTCGTCGGCATCGGTGCCCTGCTATTTGATGAGGATGGATACTGCACCATCCGAGAACTCCTCCCCGGAGGTCCCGCTGAACGCAGTCGTGAATTAGCCTCTGGAGACGTCATTGTCGGTGTGGGGCAAGGACGCGAGGGCAATTTCGTCGATGTCATCGACATGAATCTCAAGAAGATCGTAAAACTCATTAAAGGTGAGCGCAGAACACTGGTACGCCTAAAGATACGACCGAATCCAGAAAGCGCAGAAGAGAGGATTATCTCCCTCGTCCGCGACGAGATTAAACTCACTGCAAACCTCGCCAGTGCAGAGATCCATGAAGTTCCTATGGGCGAACAGACCGTTGCGGTGGGTGTGGTAGATCTTCCCTCATTTTACGGCGGAGAGGGCGCAGAAGTGAACAGCACGACTGCCGACGTCGAGGAGCTCATCGGAAAACTTTCCACTACCATGTCAGTCCAAGGGCTGGTCCTCGATTTGAGGCGTAATGGTGGAGGCCTACTCTCTGAAGCGATCAGCCTGACCGGCCTATTCATCCCAGAAGGACCCGTCGTGCGCGTGCGCGATACACTGGAAAATACGCGCGACCGCTTCGATGAAGACTCATCTTATGTTTGGAGGGGTCCATTATCGGTCCTTGTTTCGCGTTACAGCGCTTCAGCGTCCGAAATCGTCGCAGGGGCACTTCAGGCTCATGACCGAGCGATTATCGTAGGCGATGAAAACACGCATGGGAAGGGCACCGTGCAGGCAATTTTTGAAATGCCTAACCGTTCTTTACTTTCCCAACTCACAGCTGAAAACACAGGCGCAGCCAAAATCACTATCCAAAAATTCTATCTTCCTAACGGATCCTCTACCCAGCACCTCGGTGTATCGTCTGATATCGATATGCCTACGATAAATACGCTCCTTCCCATCGGCGAGTCCGACCATGACAATGCCCTACCTTGGGACACGATCGAACCAGTTCGATGGGGTATGCGCACAGACGAGTTTCCTGACATTTCTTGGCTCAATACCGATATCCGCTCCATGCTCCTTGAGCGCAGTACTGAGCGCCAGGAGCTCTTGCCGGAGTTCGATTATATCCGTGGATACATCGAATGGTTCAAACGCGAACGAAAGAAAGAACTCGTGTCACTGAATCTCGAGCAGCGCATTTCAGAGCGCAAACAAAACAGCGAACTGCGCGATGAGATGGATGAAGAGCTACGGAGACTGGCAGAATACAATTTCTCAAAAAGCGAAATTCTGCTCAAAATCCAGGAGGAACAAGATGCCCTTGCCGAGCAGTTTGAAAAGGATATCGCCGAAATTCGCGCCGAGGATGAACAAGCTGATAACGAAGAAAAGTCTGAGTCAGAAGAAGTCGCCCAAATCGAGGAAGAAGAGGAGGTCGAGGATCTTCCCGACTTTGATATCTACCTTCGAGAAGCACTGCGCATCACCCGCGACTGGGTTGCGCTTGAGAGTGGCTCTTTAGCTGAGGTCGTAAATACACCAGAAAAGATGCTGGTTAAAAAAGATACAGCTGTATCTATAGAGGCAGCTACGCCTCAACTTTGAGTCTCCGGCAACTAACCCGACACGTTGCCCTAGTCGGTAATCTGCCCTTGGCCGATAATCTGGTATTTATAAGTGCATAGCTCTTTTAGGCCCATGGGACCACGAGCATGTAAACGATCCGTGGAGATCCCGATTTCTGCACCCAGACCGAAGGCATAACCGTCCGTAAATCGTGTCGATACGTTCCAATAGACTGTAGCCGAATCGACTCCATTGAGGAAAAGCTCGGCAGCAGCAGCATCTTCGGTCACGATAGCATCAGAATGAGCTGAGCCGTAGCGGTTGACGTGAGATACCGCCTCCTTGATTGAATTCACGACTTTTATCGTAACGATCTTGTCGAGATATTCCGTGTAAAGATCCTGCTCTTCAGCAGGTGAAAATTTGATGCCCGAGGCACGTAGAAGAATAGCCACCGCAGCGCCATCGACCCGGAGTTCAACATCTTCATCTTGGAGAGCCTTACAGAGCTGAGGCAGCAGGGTTTTCGCGATCTCGGCATGAATAAAAATATTCTCGATCGCGTTGCACGCACTGGGCTTCTGAACCTTGGCATTGATGGCAATCTTGATTGCCATCTCTGGATCAGCTGCCTGGTCAATGAAAAGATTACAGATACCTTGGAAATGTTTTATGACCGGGATGGTCGAGTTTTCGGCCACATAGCGGATAAGCCCGTCACCACCACGAGGAATGATGCAGTGGATATATTCATCGAGCTTGAGCAGGTGTTGCATAGCCTGGCGGTCGGTAGTCGGGACCAGCTGAACCATAGCGGTATCCTGACCGTGTGCTTTGAGCGCTCGGTTAATAAGCTCGTTGAGAAACGCGTTCGAGTGGAATGCCTCTTTTCCACCACGTAAGATGGCAGCATTACCTGATTTCAGACAAAGAATGGCACAATCGACCGTAACGTTAGGACGCGACTCGTAGATGATTCCAATGACGCCTATGGGCACGCGCACTTTGTCTATCTTCATGCCGTTGGGGTGATTGACACTTTCGATGACTTCGCCAACGGGATCTTCCAAACTAACGACCTGCCGGACACCATCTACCATGGTCGCAATGCGTTTGTCGTTTAGCTCGAGCCGATCAATCAAAGATGCAGACAGATTGGCGCCCTTGGCATAGTCGATATCTTGGTTGTTGGCTATTTTGAGGCCGTCCGCATGCTGTTCAATGAGGTCAGCCAGAGTCCTTAAGATCGCGTTTTTTGTCTCGGTCGGGAGCACAGCCAGCTTCAAGGCAGCCGAGCGGGCTTGTTTAGCCAGCTCAGTCATCTGATCCTTCAAATCGACTTCTACATGCGACATACTCATGTAGAAACCCTGAACCATTGATGCCTCCAGCACAAGTCCTGAGCAAAGTGGCTATAATTCTTTAGTTTCCTTAAGATTGAGTTGCGCTCGTCGACCCTACAAAGGTCCAGAATCGATCCGATCAACCACTCGTTTCTTGAATAGCACAGGAAAAACTCAACCGGCCGTAGAGGCAGATACGCGTGAAATGCCCGCATTCAGAGGCAGTTCACCAGCTTGGGCGATTCAATATGCACCCGAAGCTGAGTTTCCTCCAGGAACTGTGGAAGCGATTACCGAGGTCCTCGTGATCGAAAGTAACGAGTCTAATTTTCAACACCTGCGTCACCTGTTACCTCCCACGCACAGTTGCGATTTTGAGTTCCACTGGACTCAGAGCCTCGACAAAGCACGCCGGATGATCGAACAACGACCCTGGGATCTCGTTTTTTTCGATCTCAACATGGCCGCTGAAGAGCACACCGAACCGGTCCTGAAAGAGATCGAGGAAATTTCTGCTAAACTGCCGTTGATCATACTCACTGATATGGCACATGAGCGCCTCGCCCGCGATGCCATCCGTCGTGGAGCACAAGACTACATGATCAAGGGTGAAGATACAGCTGCGGCCCTGCATCGTAGCATCTGGGCCGCCATGGATCGCTTCAATCTGACCCGAGACCTAAAGGGGAAAACTCAGGCGCTTGAACAGGCCTTTTGGCAAAAACATCAGTTTCTCAACACCCTCACTCACGAGATTAAGACACCAATGAACGGTATCCGTGGAGGCGTGCAACTGCTGCGCGAAGACTGTATGGGTCAGGAACAACTCGATAGCCTGGATTTAATCGACGTCGCTATTGGTAATTTGATGAGCCTGATCGATAACCTTCTAGAACATGGTAAGGCCGAAGCAGGGCAACTTGAGCTACGACGCGAGCCCGTGAGCATTTTCGATATTACAGACCCAGTAATGGGAACTTTCACCATGGCCTGTGAAGTAAAAGGTATTCGGTTAGAATGGGATATAAAAGATCCCATGCCGGAAACCGTAAATGTCGATCGGGTGCGTCTCCACCAAGTTATATCAAACCTTGTCGGTAATGCAGTAAAGTTTACTAGGATCGGCGAAATTCGACTCTCCTGCTACCACGATGACATCGCCAACACCCTTCACTTCTCTGTCAGCGATTCAGGTTGCGGCATTTCTGAAGATGACCAAAAGACCATTTTTCAACCCTACAACCAAGGCCATGACTGTGATCTTTCCCAAGCTGCAAAAGGAACTGGCTTGGGCCTGGCTATATGCCGAGAGTATGTGAAGTTGATGGGGGGTGAAATCTCTGTGCACAGTGAAGTGGGTCAAGGCGCCACCTTCGCATTTTATCTCCCAGTGGGTTGATGTAATTTGTCTAGTTCCGCAGTTCGCCGCTGACCGATTGCTCTAGTCCACAAATGCCAAAGCCGCTTCAGGATCGGTAACTTGGGCGATCGTATCGTTGATGATCGGATACTCGTAACGCTCACCTTGAAAATTACGCATTATAATCCGATCTTCTCGGACTTCCTGGACATACTCAGGGTTAATCGGAATTTTCCCACCGCCACCTGGAGCATCGATAACAAATTGAGGGATACCATAGCCAGATGTGTGACCACGAAGATGTTTGATGATTTCGATACCCTTGCGCACATCCGCGCGCAAATGGCGGGAACCTGTGATCAGATCACACTGGTAAAGATAGTAAGGCCGAACTCGCATCATGAGCAAACGATGGACTAGCGAGCGCATCGTATCGCCGTCATCGTTGACTCCGCGCAACAAAACAGACTGATTGCCCAACGGGACGCCTCCTTCACAAGTAAGACGTTCGCAGGCTGAACGAAGCTCCTCAGTACACTCACGGGGATGATTGACATGAATACTCATCCAAATCGGGCCGTGTTTGCGAAAGACCTCACACAGCTCTGGAGTAATGCGCTGGGGCATGAAAACCGGAATACGTGAACCGATACGAATAAACTCGATGTGCTTTATCGCACGTAAACAACCCAGGAGGTAATCGAGTTTCTTCTCATTGAGCAGCAAAGGATCTCCGCCGGATAACAGCACATCACGGATCTGCGGATGGGTCTCTATGTAGCGCAATCCCTCTTCAAACTCAGGATGGAAATTATAGTCTTGAGCATTCGAAACGAGGCGGCTGCGCGTGCAATAACGGCAATATGAAGCGCAGCGATCAGTAACGAGAAAGAGCACGCGATCAGGATATCTGTGAATAATACCTTCGACTGGCTTCGTATTATCTTCACCCACCGGATCAAGCAGCTCTTCGGGTGATGTCTTCATCTCGCCATCGCGAGGAATGACTTGGCGGCGGATGGGACAGTCGGGGTCGTTGACGTCGATGAGGTTGAAGAAATAAGGGGTGATCGCGAGAGCCAGCTTGCTGTTTGAAAAATAACATCCAGCGCGTTCTTCAGGAGTCAGCTCGAGATAATTCTCCAATTGGTCGACTGAGGTGATCCGGTTCTGAAGCTGCCACCTCCAGCGCTTCCAATCTTTCTCCGGCACGTGAGACCAATGGCCTTGCCCGCTAAACCATGATTCGTGAGCGTCTTGAGGATACATATGCGTCAATCGTTGGAATAAACCAATAAAGCTTTTAGCGAGTATTGATGTATTTACATTTGTCAATGGATTCGCCAGAACGAAGGAGTGCAATGCGAAAAAATTAGTGAAGGCCTAAAAGCGCTATCAGATCCGATGCGGCGACGGATTCTTGCGCAGCTTCCAGATGAAGCAAATTGCACACGGGGTAATAATGTTTCTCAGCTGGCCGATACACTAGGAGCCCCACAACCCAGTATTTCGCATCACTTGAAAGTGCTACGGATGGCGGGTCTTGTCGATTTTCGCAAAATGTGCCGCGATGTTTTTTATTGGCGCAACCCAGATGCGCTCCATCGCCTGATCGATGGCATGGGCGATTCCATCAGTTTTGATTTGCGGGAAAAAAGCGAGCCGGTAGCAAAGAGTTAATGTACGAATCTAGCATCCTCGCTTTTGAAGATGGCACGGTTTTCCGTGGCCGCGGCTTTGGCGCCGAAACGACTACTGTAGGGGAAGCCTGCTTTAATACCAGCATGACGGGTTATCAAGAAGTCCTTACTGACCCTTCATACCACGGTCAGATCGTGACCATGACCGCTTCGCAGATCGGAAACTATGGTATCAATCTTGAGGACCCAGAGTCTTCTCATCCTCAGGTGAAAGGCTTTGTCATCCGAGAATTGTCACCCTGCATCAGTAATTGGCGTAGCCAGCAGGACTTAGACTCTTATTTAGCTGAGCATGGCATTCCAGGGATTGAAGGTTTGGACACGCGCGCCATAACGAAAAAATTGCGCATGGCCGGAGCGCTCAAATGCTGCCTATCAACAGCGGAAATTTCAGTCGAGGAGGCGGTGGAGCGCGCACGCAGCTGGGAGGGGTTAGTAGGCTCGGACTATGTATCAAAAGTGACTTGTGATGCGCCCTACGAATTTGATCCAGAGGGTGAAGAAAGTACGGTATTTTCCGTGCCGGGCACATCTCTGAACGCTATGGAGCCCATCACCCAACGATTCAAGGTCGCTGCCTTCGATTTGGGTGCCAAAAAGTCTATCTTTAAGCGATTGAAACTGCACGGCTTCGACGTCCACGTCTTTCCGGCAAATGCAAGCGCAGACGCCGTAAAGGAGGTAAAGCCCGACTGTCTCTTTCTCAGCAACGGACCCGGAGATCCATCAGTGGTTTCTTATGCACATCAAACGGTGAAAAGTTTGATTGAGCACTACCCCACTTTTGGAATCTGCATGGGCCATCAAATCCTGACCCATGCGATGGGAGCAAAGACTTTCAAACTCAAGTTCGGGCATCGTGGCGGCAACCAGCCGGTCAAGAATGTCGAAACAGGCCGTGTTTCGATCACTTCTCAAAATCATGGTTTTGCTTCTTCAAAAGAAGAACTCGAGCGCGTCGGGGCAATCGTCACTGAGATCAATCTGAACGACGAAACCGTTGAAGGCATTCGCCATAAGGACCTCCCCGTGTT
Above is a window of Opitutales bacterium DNA encoding:
- a CDS encoding response regulator; this translates as MPAFRGSSPAWAIQYAPEAEFPPGTVEAITEVLVIESNESNFQHLRHLLPPTHSCDFEFHWTQSLDKARRMIEQRPWDLVFFDLNMAAEEHTEPVLKEIEEISAKLPLIILTDMAHERLARDAIRRGAQDYMIKGEDTAAALHRSIWAAMDRFNLTRDLKGKTQALEQAFWQKHQFLNTLTHEIKTPMNGIRGGVQLLREDCMGQEQLDSLDLIDVAIGNLMSLIDNLLEHGKAEAGQLELRREPVSIFDITDPVMGTFTMACEVKGIRLEWDIKDPMPETVNVDRVRLHQVISNLVGNAVKFTRIGEIRLSCYHDDIANTLHFSVSDSGCGISEDDQKTIFQPYNQGHDCDLSQAAKGTGLGLAICREYVKLMGGEISVHSEVGQGATFAFYLPVG
- a CDS encoding KamA family radical SAM protein, with amino-acid sequence MYPQDAHESWFSGQGHWSHVPEKDWKRWRWQLQNRITSVDQLENYLELTPEERAGCYFSNSKLALAITPYFFNLIDVNDPDCPIRRQVIPRDGEMKTSPEELLDPVGEDNTKPVEGIIHRYPDRVLFLVTDRCASYCRYCTRSRLVSNAQDYNFHPEFEEGLRYIETHPQIRDVLLSGGDPLLLNEKKLDYLLGCLRAIKHIEFIRIGSRIPVFMPQRITPELCEVFRKHGPIWMSIHVNHPRECTEELRSACERLTCEGGVPLGNQSVLLRGVNDDGDTMRSLVHRLLMMRVRPYYLYQCDLITGSRHLRADVRKGIEIIKHLRGHTSGYGIPQFVIDAPGGGGKIPINPEYVQEVREDRIIMRNFQGERYEYPIINDTIAQVTDPEAALAFVD
- a CDS encoding helix-turn-helix transcriptional regulator, coding for MRRRILAQLPDEANCTRGNNVSQLADTLGAPQPSISHHLKVLRMAGLVDFRKMCRDVFYWRNPDALHRLIDGMGDSISFDLREKSEPVAKS
- the carA gene encoding glutamine-hydrolyzing carbamoyl-phosphate synthase small subunit, coding for MYESSILAFEDGTVFRGRGFGAETTTVGEACFNTSMTGYQEVLTDPSYHGQIVTMTASQIGNYGINLEDPESSHPQVKGFVIRELSPCISNWRSQQDLDSYLAEHGIPGIEGLDTRAITKKLRMAGALKCCLSTAEISVEEAVERARSWEGLVGSDYVSKVTCDAPYEFDPEGEESTVFSVPGTSLNAMEPITQRFKVAAFDLGAKKSIFKRLKLHGFDVHVFPANASADAVKEVKPDCLFLSNGPGDPSVVSYAHQTVKSLIEHYPTFGICMGHQILTHAMGAKTFKLKFGHRGGNQPVKNVETGRVSITSQNHGFASSKEELERVGAIVTEINLNDETVEGIRHKDLPVFSVQYHPEAAPGPSDADALFRDFYSLVKEHRG